A genomic region of Carassius carassius chromosome 13, fCarCar2.1, whole genome shotgun sequence contains the following coding sequences:
- the LOC132155883 gene encoding BRD4-interacting chromatin-remodeling complex-associated protein-like isoform X1, translating into MRIAAVISTTSVVLSNNQAIAAGLCFLLVLGPEAEPVQGRTGDPARCTSIVSVDMDDEDGRCLLDVICDPQALNDFLHGSETQLDTDDLLDGSSDPSSSFFSSTGGHVPEVQPQAQLSTNEPGLPRVSVDLDFLEDDILGGSPGGDNGSNGVGTNHEPCDILKQSLAEANITEQSLQEADAELDLSQFGLTGLTQVVQPDAGLSGVGIGGPTQIFPNQGTPTATSNATPDMLSSVLAHPGLQLQPQVMNKAISVQPFVQQVGLGNVTLQPISSLQALPNGSQSGPLGIGQIQVVGQPTVMTINPSGQQILTKTMGGYQLHQPGPEAASAGTQAGLGGSVLSSGGGLLIQGGKATLGSPALNGPAVCLSNTNTNNSATTMATAGGIVGFGNASLGAGIGSQTQPQGQIMQNVIIQRTPTPIQPKPPQGGPIQPKVFKQHQQLPAPHALPNDTNKALGVQQIPVSAGQNVTFLGKPGSNVVLSTQATSQGTQFSQALFKQQGPQTSGKPLCHSVHLLNQQGSIVIPSQTVLQGQNHQFLLPGLQAGGQILTQHPGGHIITSQGPGGQIIANQILTANQNINLGQVLASQGHPGAAHILSGHIQLQSGQMGQPTLFQMPVSLAQTQTQAHPVTGHVQTLIQGMPIQNSLSVESLSPAVSLQTLQQSGGIPNNGSSGSTAMAPCQTGEGITVLGGSTDPAAQPAQTQLQSSILTVQTTPPVSIASSVPSSSSPSPTMATSTPSMVGLGPQAQHSPGKVLFTSPGSSMILSQESLQMFLQQDRQQQAGKNPPAAVGVPASVIVSGSSSGPTPSSHDNLLAETRQRQSPSPSLGPAHMATVVNKVPSAAHSQSIKIQSASPSQPVVTPAPTPTLTDSPQPAQASPITIGQQIQSPHQHQQSRPPSQPQPPSQAQTPSRSCTPSSLPSLFIIHNQIGGSPQPAPPPQQQQQPQQVQVQLQPQVLPQTQPTALQTDIPPSSCSPKPPQPLPAQFQFQAAVSSPPAAVVKQQVTVVPGLTAEQQHHLQLVSAQLQTMSSITQPSPQQKQLLEKLHQVQQNILLQAKQQAQAQAQASQQQAINQFNKMPDQHSVQAATSTTSGTNQAPVQSLLQQKSVLVKSSTTGANDTQVFSAGTTVNQGITTQNLAQAVQAKPGVINSVGGLTLSKGGLQIQVLGTALSQMPAPPPPALQTQTSTLKRPFSMEPSKEARMLEQLRKQQGSVLHPDYSSPFHSFEDTLHRLLPYHLYQGMASSPEDYCKVDDEFENASCHLLKRTQAMVDKYRHLLFEESKQRLGPSAEMVMIDRMFIQEEKVALSQDRVLAKEKPEEFVANSCLLDTSAVRPVQVELSSVRTASAAATAGAGQPVAVTPSPAAAVAPAPTPTSGPTPAAAPTPASTPALFPPTKLVIKQGGGGASVSWSTSSTPTLAPVVRPCAEPVTPSASFSRTPSSRPADDDDDVAIPQRTSKPPIKTYEARQRIGLKLKIKQEAGLSKVVHNTALDPVHSHSQSQLTPQPPPLEQPQKVKPTHVTPPTTVIRTPPPTSYPTPSSTVTTVTTQTGSAPSSATSSSGPTPSFSSSWSSSSPSTSTAQMNGTLEHHEVGGVKRNPVSTATPPLTTCRLPLRKTYRENISPRRRPGVPGGGGDPLPIVPAGPPITYSPQPQGSSPQPERTVIASVKLERQGGHGQSHSHVESQSLAAVEDVLYRGIKNAYQHHRDFSDKEDEDKAEEGGGLGRLRGIGSKNREGGRGTFRMDQHAPGPPSPGESSCTRDFTLPAKRCKSDSPDMDNASFSSGSPPPDDSLNEHLQCAIDSILNLQQGHGHGGSGKGALARVHGESLPNQHQTHPSYRQSMPPLSTPSSSTPMSQHPQVGGRGQNGNLVSQTHSR; encoded by the exons ATGCGTATTGCCGCAGTAATATCAACAACTAGTGTGGTATTATCTAATAATCAGGCGATCGCGGCGGGCCTCTGTTTCCTGCTTGTGTTGGGTCCTGAGGCGGAGCCCGTGCAGGGCCGTACTGGAGACCCCGCGCGCTGCACCTCTATCGTCTCGG ttgacaTGGATGATGAAGATGGCAGGTGCTTGCTAGATGTAATTTG TGACCCACAAGCACTCAATGATTTTCTTCATGGATCAGAAACACAA CTGGACACTGATGACCTTTTGGATGGCTCAAGTGACCCTTCCAGCTCGTTCTTCTCCAGCACTGGG GGCCATGTACCTGAGGTCCAGCCACAGGCTCAGCTGTCGACAAATGAGCCAGGCCTTCCAAGAGTCAGCGTTGATTTGGACTTCCTGGAAGATGACATCTTGGGGGGATCGCCTGGAGGAGACAACGGAAGCAATGGTGTTGGGACAAATCATGAGCCTTGTGACATTTTGAAGCAGAGCCTGGCAGAGGCTAACATCACAGAACAGAGCCTTCAAGAGGCAGATGCTGAGCTTGACCTCAGTCAATTTGGGCTAACTGGCCTTACGCAGGTGGTCCAACCTGATGCTGGCCTGTCTGGGGTGGGCATTGGAGGTCCAACTCAGATTTTTCCAAACCAAGGCACCCCTACTGCAACCTCTAATGCCACCCCAGACATGCTCAGCTCAGTCCTGGCACATCCAGGCCTGCAGCTACAACCCCAGGTCATGAACAAAGCTATCAGTGTCCAGCCATTCGTACAGCAAGTCGGGCTTGGAAATGTAACCCTTCAACCTATTTCGAGCCTTCAGGCCTTGCCGAATGGAAGTCAGTCTGGACCGTTGGGCATTGGACAAATTCAAGTTGTGGGCCAACCCACTGTAATGACTATAAATCCATCTGGGCAGCAGATTTTGACAAAAACCATGGGTGGCTATCAACTGCATCAACCTGGGCCTGAGGCAGCAAGCGCTGGAACGCAGGCTGGGCTTGGAGGCTCGGTTTTGAGTTCAGGAGGTGGACTTTTAATTCAAGGGGGCAAGGCTACTCTAGGGTCCCCTGCCTTAAATGGGCCGGCTGTCTGCTTAAGCAACACAAATACCAACAACAGCGCAACTACAATGGCCACTGCTGGTGGCATTGTGGGTTTTGGTAATGCCTCTTTGGGTGCAGGAATTGGATCTCAAACCCAGCCTCAAGGCCAAATTATGCAGAATGTCATCATCCAGCGAACGCCAACGCCTATACAGCCCAAACCTCCGCAAGGGGGTCCCATCCAACCCAAAGTCTTCAAGCAACACCAACAGCTTCCTGCTCCACATGCCTTGCCAAATGATACTAATAAGGCTCTGGGGGTGCAGCAAATCCCAGTATCAGCTGGTCAGAATGTAACGTTCCTCGGGAAGCCTGGCTCAAACGTAGTTTTGAGCACACAGGCCACGTCGCAGGGAACACAGTTTTCTCAAGCACTCTTTAAGCAACAGGGCCCCCAAACATCGGGCAAACCACTGTGCCACAGTGTTCACTTGTTAAACCAGCAGGGCAGCATTGTCATTCCCTCGCAAACTGTCCTGCAGGGCCAAAACCACCAGTTCCTGTTACCGGGGCTTCAGGCAGGAGGTCAGATCCTGACTCAGCATCCTGGGGGTCACATTATTACTAGTCAGGGGCCTGGGGGGCAGATAATCGCTAATCAGAtcttgacagccaatcagaacatcaACCTGGGTCAGGTGTTGGCCTCACAGGGGCACCCTGGTGCCGCCCATATTCTCTCTGGACACATCCAGCTCCAGTCTGGTCAGATGGGTCAGCCCACACTGTTCCAAATGCCGGTGTCCTtggcacaaacacagacacaagcCCATCCGGTAACGGGCCACGTACAAACGCTCATCCAGGGCATGCCGATACAGAATTCCCTGTCTGTGGAGAGCCTTAGCCCAGCAGTCAGTTTACAGACGTTGCAGCAATCTGGTGGCATCCCTAATAACGGTAGCAGCGGATCGACGGCCATGGCACCATGCCAGACAGGAGAAGGTATCACGGTTTTGGGCGGTTCTACGGACCCTGCTGCTCAACCAGCACAGACCCAACTGCAATCCTCAATTCTCACGGTTCAGACGACTCCACCAGTTTCAATAGCATCTTCGGTTCCTTCTTCTTCATCTCCATCCCCAACTATGGCCACATCCACACCCTCAATGGTGGGTTTGGGTCCTCAGGCCCAGCACAGCCCAGGAAAGGTGTTGTTCACATCACCTGGTTCCAGCATGATCCTTAGTCAGGAGTCTCTTCAAATGTTCCTGCAGCAG GACCGACAGCAGCAAGCAGGAAAAAACCCACCTGCAGCTGTGGGTGTACCTGCATCTGTTATCGTCAGCGGCAGCAGTTCTGGTCCCACCCCTTCAAGCCATGACAACTTGTTAGCTGAGACTCGGCAGAGGCAGAGTCCCAGCCCCTCCCTTGGCCCCGCCCACATGGCAACAGTGGTTAACAAG GTTCCGTCGGCAGCACATTCACAGTCTATAAAGATCCAAAGCGCCTCCCCATCTCAGCCTGTGGTCACCCCTGCACCAACACCCACCCTGACTGACAGTCCTCAACCTGCCCAAGCTTCTCCCATAACCATCGGGCAGCAGATCCAGTCTCCTCACCAGCACCAACAGTCTCGGCCTCCATCACAGCCGCAGCCTCCGTCTCAGGCACAGACTCCCTCACGCTCCTGCACGCCGTCCTCTCTACCGTCTCTCTTTATCATACACAATCAGATCGGAGGTTCTCCACAGCCAGCTCCTCCAcctcaacagcagcagcagcctcagCAAGTACAAGTGCAGCTCCAGCCTCAAGTTCTTCCTCAGACTCAGCCTACTGCCCTGCAGACAGACATACCTCCTTCCTCCTGTTCACCGAAGCCTCCGCAGCCACTTCCTGCACAGTTCCAGTTCCAGGCTGCTGTGAGCTCTCCTCCAGCTGCAGTGGTGAAACAGCAGGTGACGGTGGTGCCGGGGCTGACTGCAGAACAGCAGCATCACCTTCAACTGGTCAGTGCGCAGCTGCAGACTATGTCATCCATCACACAGCCCTCTCCTCAGCAAAAGCAGCTTTTGGAAAAACTTCACCAG GTCCAACAAAACATTCTTCTCCAGGCTAAGCAGCAAGCTCAGGCACAAGCCCAGGCCTCTCAGCAACAGGCCATCAACCAGTTCAACAAAATGCCAGATCAGCATTCAGTCCAAGCTGCAACTTCAACGACAAGTGGCACCAACCAAGCACCAGTCCAGTCCCTTCTGCAGCAGAAGTCTGTGCTTGTCAAGTCCTCTACTACAG GTGCAAATGACACTCAAGTATTTTCTGCTGGGACTACAGTGAACCAGGGAATCACAACTCAAAACCTTGCGCAGGCTGTTCAG GCAAAGCCAGGAGTCATAAATTCAGTTGGTGGTCTGACTCTGAGTAAAGGAGGTTTGCAGATACAGGTTTTAGGCACTGCACTCTCTCAAATGCCCGCACCTCCACCACCTGCTCTTCAAACACAG ACTTCCACATTAAAAAGGCCTTTTAGTATGGAACCAAGCAAAGAAGCTag AATGCTGGAACAGCTGCGAAAACAGCAAGGCTCGGTTCTCCATCCTGACTACAGCTCTCCTTTCCACTCATTTGAGGATACACTTCATCGACTGCTGCCGTACCACTTGTACCAAGGCATGGCTTCATCCCCGGAAGACTACTGCAAAG TGGATGATGAATTTGAGAATGCCTCATGCCATCTCTTGAAGCGCACGCAAGCAATGGTGGATAAATATCGTCACTTGCTTTTTGAGGAGTCAAAG CAGAGGCTGGGTCCCTCTGCAGAGATGGTTATGATTGACCGGATGTTCATTCAGGAGGAGAAGGTTGCTCTTAGTCAGGACAGGGTTCTGGCCAAGGAGAAACCAG AAGAATTTGTGGCCAATTCCTGTTTGCTGGACACCAGTGCTGTGAGACCTGTACAGGTGGAGCTGAGTTCTGTACGAACCGcatcagcagcagcaacagcaggcGCAGGTCAACCTGTGGCAGTCACACCTTCTCCTGCTGCAGCTGTTGCCCCTGCTCCAACCCCAACCTCTGGACCTACTCCAGCTGCTGCCCCGACACCTGCTTCTACCCCTGCCCTCTTCCCTCCTACCAAGCTGGTGATCAAACAAGGTGGAGGGGGAGCATCGGTATCCTGGTCCACCAGCTCCACCCCTACACTTGCTCCCGTGGTCCGGCCATGTGCAGAGCCAGTCACGCCAAGTGCCTCCTTCAGCCGCACTCCATCCTCCCGTCCTGCTGATGACGACGATGATGTTGCGATTCCCCAGCGGACCAGCAAACCGCCCATCAAGACCTACGAGGCACGCCAGCGTATAGGTTTGAAGCTGAAGATCAAACAGGAGGCCGGACTTAGTAAGGTGGTTCACAACACTGCTTTAGATCCAGTCCACTCCCACTCCCAATCCCAACTCACTCCACAACCACCGCCCCTTGAGCAGCCGCAGAAAGTCAAGCCCACCCATGTAACCCCACCCACCACAGTCATTAGAACTCCTCCCCCAACGTCTTACCCCACCCCCTCTTCCACTGTCACTACAGTAACCACACAGACAGGCTCCGCCCCCAGTAGCGCAACTTCCTCAAGTGGACCTACACCTTCATTTTCCTCCTCCTGGTCTTCATCGTCCCCTTCCACATCTACGGCTCAGATGAACGGCACTCTGGAACACCACGAGGTAGGTGGAGTTAAACGGAACCCAGTTTCCACAGCAACTCCTCCACTTACCACTTGTCGCCTCCCGCTTCGAAAGACATACCGTGAGAACATTAGTCCACGTCGCAGGCCAGGAGTACCAGGAGGAGGTGGAGACCCATTGCCCATTGTACCAGCAGGACCCCCTATTACTTATTCCCCCCAGCCACAAGGTTCTTCCCCTCAACCTGAACGGACTGTGATAGCCAGCGTGAAACTAGAGAGGCAGGGCGGACATGGGCAGTCTCACTCCCATGTAGAGTCACAGAGCCTTGCAGCAGTAGAGGATGTCCTCTACCGTGGCATCAAAAATGCATACCAACATCACCGAGATTTCTCAGACAAAGAGGATGAGGACAAGGCAGAGGAAGGTGGTGGTTTGGGACGGTTGAGGGGCATAGGGAGCAAAAATCGAGAGGGTGGAAGGGGTACCTTTAGGATGGATCAGCATGCCCCTGGTCCACCTTCTCCTGGTGAGTCTTCCTGCACAAGAGACTTCACACTTCCTGCCAAACGCTGTAAGTCCGACTCTCCGGATATGGACAATGCAAGTTTCTCCAGCGGCAGCCCGCCGCCTGACGACTCTTTGAATGAGCACCTGCAGTGTGCCATAGACAGTATACTGAACCTCCAACAGGGCCATGGACATGGAGGCTCAGGGAAAGGGGCATTAGCGAGGGTTCATGGGGAGAGCCTGCCTAATCAGCACCAAACCCATCCTTCCTACAGACAGTCCATGCCTCCCCTCTCCACGCCATCCTCATCCACCCCCATGTCCCAGCATCCACAGGTAGGGGGCCGAGGACAAAATGGAAATTTGGTTTCACAGACGCACAGTAGATAA
- the LOC132155883 gene encoding BRD4-interacting chromatin-remodeling complex-associated protein-like isoform X5, translating into MRIAAVISTTSVVLSNNQAIAAGLCFLLVLGPEAEPVQGRTGDPARCTSIVSVDMDDEDGRCLLDVICDPQALNDFLHGSETQLDTDDLLDGSSDPSSSFFSSTGGHVPEVQPQAQLSTNEPGLPRVSVDLDFLEDDILGGSPGGDNGSNGVGTNHEPCDILKQSLAEANITEQSLQEADAELDLSQFGLTGLTQVVQPDAGLSGVGIGGPTQIFPNQGTPTATSNATPDMLSSVLAHPGLQLQPQVMNKAISVQPFVQQVGLGNVTLQPISSLQALPNGSQSGPLGIGQIQVVGQPTVMTINPSGQQILTKTMGGYQLHQPGPEAASAGTQAGLGGSVLSSGGGLLIQGGKATLGSPALNGPAVCLSNTNTNNSATTMATAGGIVGFGNASLGAGIGSQTQPQGQIMQNVIIQRTPTPIQPKPPQGGPIQPKVFKQHQQLPAPHALPNDTNKALGVQQIPVSAGQNVTFLGKPGSNVVLSTQATSQGTQFSQALFKQQGPQTSGKPLCHSVHLLNQQGSIVIPSQTVLQGQNHQFLLPGLQAGGQILTQHPGGHIITSQGPGGQIIANQILTANQNINLGQVLASQGHPGAAHILSGHIQLQSGQMGQPTLFQMPVSLAQTQTQAHPVTGHVQTLIQGMPIQNSLSVESLSPAVSLQTLQQSGGIPNNGSSGSTAMAPCQTGEGITVLGGSTDPAAQPAQTQLQSSILTVQTTPPVSIASSVPSSSSPSPTMATSTPSMVGLGPQAQHSPGKVLFTSPGSSMILSQESLQMFLQQVPSAAHSQSIKIQSASPSQPVVTPAPTPTLTDSPQPAQASPITIGQQIQSPHQHQQSRPPSQPQPPSQAQTPSRSCTPSSLPSLFIIHNQIGGSPQPAPPPQQQQQPQQVQVQLQPQVLPQTQPTALQTDIPPSSCSPKPPQPLPAQFQFQAAVSSPPAAVVKQQVTVVPGLTAEQQHHLQLVSAQLQTMSSITQPSPQQKQLLEKLHQVQQNILLQAKQQAQAQAQASQQQAINQFNKMPDQHSVQAATSTTSGTNQAPVQSLLQQKSVLVKSSTTGANDTQVFSAGTTVNQGITTQNLAQAVQAKPGVINSVGGLTLSKGGLQIQVLGTALSQMPAPPPPALQTQTSTLKRPFSMEPSKEARMLEQLRKQQGSVLHPDYSSPFHSFEDTLHRLLPYHLYQGMASSPEDYCKVDDEFENASCHLLKRTQAMVDKYRHLLFEESKQRLGPSAEMVMIDRMFIQEEKVALSQDRVLAKEKPEEFVANSCLLDTSAVRPVQVELSSVRTASAAATAGAGQPVAVTPSPAAAVAPAPTPTSGPTPAAAPTPASTPALFPPTKLVIKQGGGGASVSWSTSSTPTLAPVVRPCAEPVTPSASFSRTPSSRPADDDDDVAIPQRTSKPPIKTYEARQRIGLKLKIKQEAGLSKVVHNTALDPVHSHSQSQLTPQPPPLEQPQKVKPTHVTPPTTVIRTPPPTSYPTPSSTVTTVTTQTGSAPSSATSSSGPTPSFSSSWSSSSPSTSTAQMNGTLEHHEVGGVKRNPVSTATPPLTTCRLPLRKTYRENISPRRRPGVPGGGGDPLPIVPAGPPITYSPQPQGSSPQPERTVIASVKLERQGGHGQSHSHVESQSLAAVEDVLYRGIKNAYQHHRDFSDKEDEDKAEEGGGLGRLRGIGSKNREGGRGTFRMDQHAPGPPSPGESSCTRDFTLPAKRCKSDSPDMDNASFSSGSPPPDDSLNEHLQCAIDSILNLQQGHGHGGSGKGALARVHGESLPNQHQTHPSYRQSMPPLSTPSSSTPMSQHPQVGGRGQNGNLVSQTHSR; encoded by the exons ATGCGTATTGCCGCAGTAATATCAACAACTAGTGTGGTATTATCTAATAATCAGGCGATCGCGGCGGGCCTCTGTTTCCTGCTTGTGTTGGGTCCTGAGGCGGAGCCCGTGCAGGGCCGTACTGGAGACCCCGCGCGCTGCACCTCTATCGTCTCGG ttgacaTGGATGATGAAGATGGCAGGTGCTTGCTAGATGTAATTTG TGACCCACAAGCACTCAATGATTTTCTTCATGGATCAGAAACACAA CTGGACACTGATGACCTTTTGGATGGCTCAAGTGACCCTTCCAGCTCGTTCTTCTCCAGCACTGGG GGCCATGTACCTGAGGTCCAGCCACAGGCTCAGCTGTCGACAAATGAGCCAGGCCTTCCAAGAGTCAGCGTTGATTTGGACTTCCTGGAAGATGACATCTTGGGGGGATCGCCTGGAGGAGACAACGGAAGCAATGGTGTTGGGACAAATCATGAGCCTTGTGACATTTTGAAGCAGAGCCTGGCAGAGGCTAACATCACAGAACAGAGCCTTCAAGAGGCAGATGCTGAGCTTGACCTCAGTCAATTTGGGCTAACTGGCCTTACGCAGGTGGTCCAACCTGATGCTGGCCTGTCTGGGGTGGGCATTGGAGGTCCAACTCAGATTTTTCCAAACCAAGGCACCCCTACTGCAACCTCTAATGCCACCCCAGACATGCTCAGCTCAGTCCTGGCACATCCAGGCCTGCAGCTACAACCCCAGGTCATGAACAAAGCTATCAGTGTCCAGCCATTCGTACAGCAAGTCGGGCTTGGAAATGTAACCCTTCAACCTATTTCGAGCCTTCAGGCCTTGCCGAATGGAAGTCAGTCTGGACCGTTGGGCATTGGACAAATTCAAGTTGTGGGCCAACCCACTGTAATGACTATAAATCCATCTGGGCAGCAGATTTTGACAAAAACCATGGGTGGCTATCAACTGCATCAACCTGGGCCTGAGGCAGCAAGCGCTGGAACGCAGGCTGGGCTTGGAGGCTCGGTTTTGAGTTCAGGAGGTGGACTTTTAATTCAAGGGGGCAAGGCTACTCTAGGGTCCCCTGCCTTAAATGGGCCGGCTGTCTGCTTAAGCAACACAAATACCAACAACAGCGCAACTACAATGGCCACTGCTGGTGGCATTGTGGGTTTTGGTAATGCCTCTTTGGGTGCAGGAATTGGATCTCAAACCCAGCCTCAAGGCCAAATTATGCAGAATGTCATCATCCAGCGAACGCCAACGCCTATACAGCCCAAACCTCCGCAAGGGGGTCCCATCCAACCCAAAGTCTTCAAGCAACACCAACAGCTTCCTGCTCCACATGCCTTGCCAAATGATACTAATAAGGCTCTGGGGGTGCAGCAAATCCCAGTATCAGCTGGTCAGAATGTAACGTTCCTCGGGAAGCCTGGCTCAAACGTAGTTTTGAGCACACAGGCCACGTCGCAGGGAACACAGTTTTCTCAAGCACTCTTTAAGCAACAGGGCCCCCAAACATCGGGCAAACCACTGTGCCACAGTGTTCACTTGTTAAACCAGCAGGGCAGCATTGTCATTCCCTCGCAAACTGTCCTGCAGGGCCAAAACCACCAGTTCCTGTTACCGGGGCTTCAGGCAGGAGGTCAGATCCTGACTCAGCATCCTGGGGGTCACATTATTACTAGTCAGGGGCCTGGGGGGCAGATAATCGCTAATCAGAtcttgacagccaatcagaacatcaACCTGGGTCAGGTGTTGGCCTCACAGGGGCACCCTGGTGCCGCCCATATTCTCTCTGGACACATCCAGCTCCAGTCTGGTCAGATGGGTCAGCCCACACTGTTCCAAATGCCGGTGTCCTtggcacaaacacagacacaagcCCATCCGGTAACGGGCCACGTACAAACGCTCATCCAGGGCATGCCGATACAGAATTCCCTGTCTGTGGAGAGCCTTAGCCCAGCAGTCAGTTTACAGACGTTGCAGCAATCTGGTGGCATCCCTAATAACGGTAGCAGCGGATCGACGGCCATGGCACCATGCCAGACAGGAGAAGGTATCACGGTTTTGGGCGGTTCTACGGACCCTGCTGCTCAACCAGCACAGACCCAACTGCAATCCTCAATTCTCACGGTTCAGACGACTCCACCAGTTTCAATAGCATCTTCGGTTCCTTCTTCTTCATCTCCATCCCCAACTATGGCCACATCCACACCCTCAATGGTGGGTTTGGGTCCTCAGGCCCAGCACAGCCCAGGAAAGGTGTTGTTCACATCACCTGGTTCCAGCATGATCCTTAGTCAGGAGTCTCTTCAAATGTTCCTGCAGCAG GTTCCGTCGGCAGCACATTCACAGTCTATAAAGATCCAAAGCGCCTCCCCATCTCAGCCTGTGGTCACCCCTGCACCAACACCCACCCTGACTGACAGTCCTCAACCTGCCCAAGCTTCTCCCATAACCATCGGGCAGCAGATCCAGTCTCCTCACCAGCACCAACAGTCTCGGCCTCCATCACAGCCGCAGCCTCCGTCTCAGGCACAGACTCCCTCACGCTCCTGCACGCCGTCCTCTCTACCGTCTCTCTTTATCATACACAATCAGATCGGAGGTTCTCCACAGCCAGCTCCTCCAcctcaacagcagcagcagcctcagCAAGTACAAGTGCAGCTCCAGCCTCAAGTTCTTCCTCAGACTCAGCCTACTGCCCTGCAGACAGACATACCTCCTTCCTCCTGTTCACCGAAGCCTCCGCAGCCACTTCCTGCACAGTTCCAGTTCCAGGCTGCTGTGAGCTCTCCTCCAGCTGCAGTGGTGAAACAGCAGGTGACGGTGGTGCCGGGGCTGACTGCAGAACAGCAGCATCACCTTCAACTGGTCAGTGCGCAGCTGCAGACTATGTCATCCATCACACAGCCCTCTCCTCAGCAAAAGCAGCTTTTGGAAAAACTTCACCAG GTCCAACAAAACATTCTTCTCCAGGCTAAGCAGCAAGCTCAGGCACAAGCCCAGGCCTCTCAGCAACAGGCCATCAACCAGTTCAACAAAATGCCAGATCAGCATTCAGTCCAAGCTGCAACTTCAACGACAAGTGGCACCAACCAAGCACCAGTCCAGTCCCTTCTGCAGCAGAAGTCTGTGCTTGTCAAGTCCTCTACTACAG GTGCAAATGACACTCAAGTATTTTCTGCTGGGACTACAGTGAACCAGGGAATCACAACTCAAAACCTTGCGCAGGCTGTTCAG GCAAAGCCAGGAGTCATAAATTCAGTTGGTGGTCTGACTCTGAGTAAAGGAGGTTTGCAGATACAGGTTTTAGGCACTGCACTCTCTCAAATGCCCGCACCTCCACCACCTGCTCTTCAAACACAG ACTTCCACATTAAAAAGGCCTTTTAGTATGGAACCAAGCAAAGAAGCTag AATGCTGGAACAGCTGCGAAAACAGCAAGGCTCGGTTCTCCATCCTGACTACAGCTCTCCTTTCCACTCATTTGAGGATACACTTCATCGACTGCTGCCGTACCACTTGTACCAAGGCATGGCTTCATCCCCGGAAGACTACTGCAAAG TGGATGATGAATTTGAGAATGCCTCATGCCATCTCTTGAAGCGCACGCAAGCAATGGTGGATAAATATCGTCACTTGCTTTTTGAGGAGTCAAAG CAGAGGCTGGGTCCCTCTGCAGAGATGGTTATGATTGACCGGATGTTCATTCAGGAGGAGAAGGTTGCTCTTAGTCAGGACAGGGTTCTGGCCAAGGAGAAACCAG AAGAATTTGTGGCCAATTCCTGTTTGCTGGACACCAGTGCTGTGAGACCTGTACAGGTGGAGCTGAGTTCTGTACGAACCGcatcagcagcagcaacagcaggcGCAGGTCAACCTGTGGCAGTCACACCTTCTCCTGCTGCAGCTGTTGCCCCTGCTCCAACCCCAACCTCTGGACCTACTCCAGCTGCTGCCCCGACACCTGCTTCTACCCCTGCCCTCTTCCCTCCTACCAAGCTGGTGATCAAACAAGGTGGAGGGGGAGCATCGGTATCCTGGTCCACCAGCTCCACCCCTACACTTGCTCCCGTGGTCCGGCCATGTGCAGAGCCAGTCACGCCAAGTGCCTCCTTCAGCCGCACTCCATCCTCCCGTCCTGCTGATGACGACGATGATGTTGCGATTCCCCAGCGGACCAGCAAACCGCCCATCAAGACCTACGAGGCACGCCAGCGTATAGGTTTGAAGCTGAAGATCAAACAGGAGGCCGGACTTAGTAAGGTGGTTCACAACACTGCTTTAGATCCAGTCCACTCCCACTCCCAATCCCAACTCACTCCACAACCACCGCCCCTTGAGCAGCCGCAGAAAGTCAAGCCCACCCATGTAACCCCACCCACCACAGTCATTAGAACTCCTCCCCCAACGTCTTACCCCACCCCCTCTTCCACTGTCACTACAGTAACCACACAGACAGGCTCCGCCCCCAGTAGCGCAACTTCCTCAAGTGGACCTACACCTTCATTTTCCTCCTCCTGGTCTTCATCGTCCCCTTCCACATCTACGGCTCAGATGAACGGCACTCTGGAACACCACGAGGTAGGTGGAGTTAAACGGAACCCAGTTTCCACAGCAACTCCTCCACTTACCACTTGTCGCCTCCCGCTTCGAAAGACATACCGTGAGAACATTAGTCCACGTCGCAGGCCAGGAGTACCAGGAGGAGGTGGAGACCCATTGCCCATTGTACCAGCAGGACCCCCTATTACTTATTCCCCCCAGCCACAAGGTTCTTCCCCTCAACCTGAACGGACTGTGATAGCCAGCGTGAAACTAGAGAGGCAGGGCGGACATGGGCAGTCTCACTCCCATGTAGAGTCACAGAGCCTTGCAGCAGTAGAGGATGTCCTCTACCGTGGCATCAAAAATGCATACCAACATCACCGAGATTTCTCAGACAAAGAGGATGAGGACAAGGCAGAGGAAGGTGGTGGTTTGGGACGGTTGAGGGGCATAGGGAGCAAAAATCGAGAGGGTGGAAGGGGTACCTTTAGGATGGATCAGCATGCCCCTGGTCCACCTTCTCCTGGTGAGTCTTCCTGCACAAGAGACTTCACACTTCCTGCCAAACGCTGTAAGTCCGACTCTCCGGATATGGACAATGCAAGTTTCTCCAGCGGCAGCCCGCCGCCTGACGACTCTTTGAATGAGCACCTGCAGTGTGCCATAGACAGTATACTGAACCTCCAACAGGGCCATGGACATGGAGGCTCAGGGAAAGGGGCATTAGCGAGGGTTCATGGGGAGAGCCTGCCTAATCAGCACCAAACCCATCCTTCCTACAGACAGTCCATGCCTCCCCTCTCCACGCCATCCTCATCCACCCCCATGTCCCAGCATCCACAGGTAGGGGGCCGAGGACAAAATGGAAATTTGGTTTCACAGACGCACAGTAGATAA